A window of Megalops cyprinoides isolate fMegCyp1 chromosome 13, fMegCyp1.pri, whole genome shotgun sequence genomic DNA:
gacATTTGTTGTCTTTTGATCCGGTCCATCTGATCATATCCAGCCTCCTTATCTCACTATTGGTGGGGGTAGTCGCAGTTGAGGATGCAGTTCAGTAATACAGTTGAGGATGTAGCTTAAAATACTGTTATGTAcaccacaaaatgaaatatgatttaCAATTCTTGACGATTGATTTATGATAATTTATGATGAACATTCATTCCAACTGTTTTATACTgtaccatttttacatttcaggtCTGAACAGATTCATGTGTATCAAAATGCAGCCCATAGTCTTCTTTCTGACAACTCTTCTGATCCTCACACTGCCTGTTATCCATGGTGGCAAAGTCCTAGTGTTCCCATTGGATGGCAGCCATTGGGTGAACATGAAGGTCCTGATTGAGGAGCTGCATGCTAAGggccacagtgtcacagtgttcCGAGCATCAAACAGCTGGTACATCAAGGAGACGTCCCCTATCTACACCTCAATCACAGTCCATGTTGAAGAGAGACATGGTGATGAAGACTTTTACAGCAAATTGGTGTCTAGGTTACTGCAGATACAAAGAGAGGGTAGATCTGCTTGGACTCGCTTCAGCTTGGACATGGAAATTAAAGATAATTTTTCACAGATGCATAAAAGCATATGTGAAATGGTCATCCAGATTTTTGAAGATCAGAAGCTGATGCAGTCTCTTCGCAATGCTCAATACGATTTGGTTCTCACTGATCCTGGAGTAGGTGGTGGGGTTTTCATAGCGCACTACCTCAGTCTGCCGCTTGTTTTTAACGCTCGATGGACAGTACACGGAGAAGCTCATTTTGCAATTGCTCCTTCGCCACCATCCTATGTTCCTTTTCCTGTGGCAGAGTTAACAGACAATATGAGTTTTTCTCAAAGGATCCGAAACatgcttttttatatttttagaagTCAACTTTACAAAAACACTGTTGGTCCTCATTACACTGCTTTGGCTCATCGCTACTTTGGCCCTGGGGTAGACTACTTTTCGCTCTTTCAGGCAGCAGATATCTGGCTCATGAGGGTAGATTTTGTCTTTGAATTCCCACGCCCCACCATGCCTAATGTTGTCTATATGGGTGGATTCCAGTGCAAGCCTTCCAAGCCCCTTCCAGAAGATCTGGAGGAGTTTGTTCAGAGTTCCGGAGAGCATGGTGTCATTATTATGTCTTTAGGCACATTATTTGGTCAGCTGCCACATGATCTAGCTGATGAGATAGCTGCTGCTTTTGCTCAGCTGCCTCAGAAGGTCATTTGGAAGTACACAGGGGATAGGCCAGCTACCCTGGGCAACAACACCCGATTGGTCGAATGGATGCCACAGAATGACCTTCTGGGACATCCCAAAACCAGAGTCTTTGTATCCCATGGCGGAACCAATGGAGTGCTAGAGGCTATTTACCATGGTGTTCCAATAATTGGCCTTCCACTGGTATTTGATCAGCCTGATAACCTTTCCAGAATGAAAGTGAAGGGAGCAGCAAAAGTCTTGGATTTTGTCACGTTGGacagacacatttttctccAGGCCTTACAGGAAGTGCTCCATGACCCATCCTATAGGATGAACATGCAGAGACTCTCCAGGCTGCACCGGGATCAGCCAATGAAACCACTGGACCTCGCCCTCTTCTGGATTGAGTTTGTTATGAGACACAAAGGTGCTGCTCACCTGCGCACAGAGTCCTATAAGATGCCCTGGTATGTCTACCACTCTGTGGATGTCATAGCAGTCTTGCTAGCTCTTATGTTACCCATCTTAATCATTGTCATTGCTGTTATCAGATATCTGTGCTGTAGGTTgtgctgtaaaagaaaaataaaacatgattaatTGTGAATTCACTTATATTAACAATgtaagaataaaatatatttgaggAATAAATTGTCCGTGAGAGGTGATCTAAGACCAGTTCATGCTGCTCAGCATGTTTTGGTTAAGGTTAGCTTTGTGGTTGGGGAATCGGGTCACAGATCAGCATTTACCCACAGCTTTTGCCTTTAGCAGTTCCTACAGGACCCAGCTATGTGTATTACATTGTGAACATGTTTTACGTTTTTGTTCGTtctattgtttgtgtttttgcctttttgttggtattgttttgctttgttgtttacTTTTGTAATCACTGTTGTAATTTTACAGTATCTGCCATACAGGGAttctatgtaaataaatgaatacaaactgAATTCTGTCGATTTGGCCTGTGACATCCTCAACTGATCTTTTGTGTGGGTGGAGGAGGAATGAATACGTTGTCAGGTTTTGCCATTTTGGctgattttttcctttgttttccctctgcaaTGACAGATACTTGTATATTTGCgttctttttctgttaaaagTGCGCTTTGTAATAAACTTGAAGGATATGGCTTTTTACTTTGGACTCTCATTTAATTGAGACAAGGGGACAAGGCCTGGAATCTTTCAATACTGTGTCTCCCTAATAGTGTGGGCAGTGtagtcattttcctttttgcatgTTAACCCTTGCAAATATGATTGTTATTCTGCTTCATCCCATAATAGAAGTGTCTGTATACTAGTGTCAGCATTGGATAGGGTAACAATATACTGCTGATTTAgtacaatgaaaatattcagatgtacttttattgtttcatcaacaggcttttgtttgttttcagtgagatTCCCTCCACTACATATGACTTATTGCTGTTACAGTAAAGATTGCACATCTTTTTAGAAGGTAATTATTTATACAAATTCTTTTACGTGTTGAATGGTCACACGCTAATCAAGGTGATATATTTAGTTGCATGTTTTGTAAGAATGGTCTGGTGTTTGAATGTATGCAATTTCCATGAAATGGAATgattgaaaatgatgaaattttcTGATGAGAAGCTACTGCTGAGTGCTTGGCTTGTGTGCAAGACATAGATGGATCATGGATCATAGGTTTGTTTGTAGTCCTTATCCATACAGGTGGAAACCTATTAGTATTCATTGGTAAACCTGACCGTGCAGCACTTATCATACAATCTCTCTCCTGTATCGTGGGTGTTATGGTTGATTCCCTCTGTGAATGCTACCATACCAAGATAGAGTTggaatatataatgtaaaaatacatgtgAAAACTTTGCAGAGTCATTAAGTAACCTTTTCACACAGCACTTTGTACACACGTCGTAATGGAACGACCATTAGGAGAACCCGGGAGTGACTCAGatgttgtgaaataaaatgtcattgaacCCCATGCTGACTTTAGACATAAAACAGAAGCTAAAGCAAGGCTGCATAAGCATTCATGTTTACTCTATCGAGTTCAATTGGATGATAATATCTAAATTCTTAACTCAGAACGGTACTGCtttatgaatatatttgtaCAATTTATGATTGTGGCTCTAGAATATTATTTGCAGGAGTGTATGTGATTGTTTTCTGATGGTGTAAACTGGGTGGCTGATTGAACTTGTGTAAACTTGGAAGTGGAGCTAATGGCTAAAGAGATGCATATAAAGTTGTGTAAAATGGTGATCCAGATATAGGTACAGATGAAGATCAGAGCTTGACACAGTCTCTACATGATGCTCAGTATGACTTCAGGTTCTTACTGATCCTGCAGGAGGTGGTGGGATTCTCTTAGCACACTACCTTGGTCTTCCCCtagtttttaatgtttgatgGACAGCACATGGAGGCCACTTTACAGTTGCTCCTTCACTATGCTCCTGTTCCACATGAATAATTAACAAACATGAGCTTTCTCCAAAGAGTCCAAATCATTATAATGTATAGTATTAATGTGGCTTTAAATACCATGTGAAATGAGCTCTACttacaagttgttttttttttttttgtcactgactatttttaaaagttttatttttcaaatgggAAGTTGTTAAGTGCTGGACTGCAGATATAAAAGGATCATAAGTCTGTATATATGTCGTGTGAAGtagagccttcacctgtcccctaGAAACAGAATGCTTATTGTCAATTTGTGttaatcattaaaattttaaatgttcaaGGTCCCTTTGTTTTCAGTCCATTTCAAACCTACCAATAGGAGATCACTTTATGAAGTGCATCCAAATCTGTTAATTGTAACTATTGGTCATTTCcattatctgtgtgcatgtgaagctAGCCATTGGTTAATGGACCACACCCGCCTAATCAGAAGCTGAGAGATTGTTGTGAGCAGCTTGTGGCCTAGGCTGggtttctttgctttgcattttaaaaaagaaattatttgaattttttgtgaGTTTGCTCCTCCTGTTTTGTGAGAACTTTTGGCCAGCTTTCTCACATGCTGTAATGTATAAACCATGCATTGTCCTTAAGTGACCTTTTTCACAGCACACATTCTATGCAGTGTAAGGGAATGACCATTGAATCAGGAAAACTGGAAGTGTCAGAGACATGCTGTGCATTGCAATGTCCTTGAACCCCATACTGCATTTAGCCACAAAGGCAAAGCTGTGGGAGGGTTGTGTAAGCGATGTGACAACAAGAGATGCGattttaaatgtacaatgaCAATATCCAAATCTTGTGCTAACCTAATGTTTTGCCGTTGTACAATCTTCACAGCTTTTAAATAGAGAATGCAGTCATTTTAGTCAGACAGTTCTTTCAGAGTTGTTGAAGAGGTGACCGAAAAAATGCACCTTTGGCCCACTtcttattgtaaaatatatgaatgaaaaacatcagACTGCTGTTTACCCCATGGTCAGACTTTATTTCTCAAAGTTATTTTGTTGATATTGACATATActgtttacaatatatttattatacatatatatacacacacatcattatCTTTGATTTTGCTGAGCAGAATGTAAGGTCTGCTGCTGGAGTGCGCGCATTACCGTTCTTTCCCTCTTATCTGATGTAACAGGTAGGACCTTAGGACCCCGTTTCGTCTTCTGCGTGGTTGCCTAATATAGTTCAAGGTACGATGGGATGGGTTATCAAGACACAGAATTCCTTTTGGGAATGTTCCCATAAGTTACAGAAATTCTGAAATACTGGTTGTATGGATGTACGTCGCGGTGTTGGGagagtttattttaaaagcacgTTTGAATGGCACGTTCGTCTGATTTTACGTGAACCGGTTAAATCGTGAAAGAATTGCTAAGTTTAAACTTAACACAAGGATTTTTGGGGAAAAGCACTATATGGGTTTTGATTTTGGAGGTGTTTTGTATTAGTAAACTGCAGCTCCGCAAGCACTGGATCATTCCATTCTGAAGAAAGCGACTCAGTCCACAAGTATATCGAGGGTAAGTAACATGAGCAGTACTGTGTTTTGGGTTTCACATTACGTGGACTGTTTTGTGAACATGGATTTG
This region includes:
- the LOC118788024 gene encoding UDP-glucuronosyltransferase 2A1-like, yielding MCIKMQPIVFFLTTLLILTLPVIHGGKVLVFPLDGSHWVNMKVLIEELHAKGHSVTVFRASNSWYIKETSPIYTSITVHVEERHGDEDFYSKLVSRLLQIQREGRSAWTRFSLDMEIKDNFSQMHKSICEMVIQIFEDQKLMQSLRNAQYDLVLTDPGVGGGVFIAHYLSLPLVFNARWTVHGEAHFAIAPSPPSYVPFPVAELTDNMSFSQRIRNMLFYIFRSQLYKNTVGPHYTALAHRYFGPGVDYFSLFQAADIWLMRVDFVFEFPRPTMPNVVYMGGFQCKPSKPLPEDLEEFVQSSGEHGVIIMSLGTLFGQLPHDLADEIAAAFAQLPQKVIWKYTGDRPATLGNNTRLVEWMPQNDLLGHPKTRVFVSHGGTNGVLEAIYHGVPIIGLPLVFDQPDNLSRMKVKGAAKVLDFVTLDRHIFLQALQEVLHDPSYRMNMQRLSRLHRDQPMKPLDLALFWIEFVMRHKGAAHLRTESYKMPWYVYHSVDVIAVLLALMLPILIIVIAVIRYLCCRLCCKRKIKHD